In Monodelphis domestica isolate mMonDom1 chromosome 4, mMonDom1.pri, whole genome shotgun sequence, one DNA window encodes the following:
- the LOC100618419 gene encoding olfactory receptor 51F1-like, translating to MSLLPNNTIISLTFLLTVIPGLEAAHIWISIPFYFLYAIAISGNSMILFVILTNQSLHEPMYYLLFMLSTTDMCLSLSTMPTTLGVLCFNIQEIGWNACISQMFFIHFLTVMESSVLLAMAFDRYIAICNPLRYTTILTPTKIIHIGMIIMARGTILMTPLLVLLKRLSFCRDNILSHSYCYHPDVIKCSCSDIRVNSLYGLIAVLCSFGLDAPLIGISYVLILLSVFNIASPEERYKAFSTCISHIGAVAIFYIPLIGLSAVHRWGKKAPPFAHTLMSNAFLILPPVLNPIIYSVKTKQIRRAILKMLNWKKNLKHPIEGQTRLKSKTSP from the exons ATGTCACTTTTGCCAAATAATACAATCATATCTTTGACATTTCTGCTAACAGTCATTCCTGGCCTGGAAGCTGCCCACATATGGATTTCTATACCCTTTTACTTCCTCTATGCCATTGCCATCTCTGGGAATAGCATGATCTTGTTTGTCATCCTCACCAATCAAAGCCTCCATGAACCCATGTACTATTTGCTCTTCATGCTATCAACCACCGACATGTGCCTGTCCCTCTCCACTATGCCCACTACTCTAGGTGTCCTCTGTTTTAATATACAAGAAATTGGTTGGAATGCTTGTATTAGCCAAATgttcttcattcatttccttaCTGTCATGGAGTCATCAGTGCTCTTGGCCATGGCCTTTGATCGCTATATTGCTATATGTAACCCATTGAGATACACCACCATCCTCACTCCAACCAAGATTATCCATATTGGAATGATTATAATGGCAAGAGGGACTATACTCATGACTCCTCTCCTTGTTCTTCTTAAGCGTCTTTCTTTCTGCAGGGATAATATTCTCTCTCACTCCTACTGTTACCATCCTGATGTGATCAAATGTTCCTGCTCTGATATCAGGGTTAACAGCCTCTATGGACTTATTGCTGTCCTTTGTTCCTTTGGCTTGGATGCTCCTTTGATTGGCATCTCCTATGTGttgatccttctttctgtgtTCAACATTGCATCCCCAGAGGAACGATACAAAGCATTTAGCACCTGCATCTCCCATATTGGTGCTGTGGCTATTTTCTACATTCCCCTCATTGGACTCTCTGCTGTTCATAGATGGGGAAAGAAGGCACCTCCATTTGCTCACACTTTGATGTCTAATGCTTTCCTCATTCTTCCCCCTGTGCTAAACCCAATTATCTATAGTGTGAAGACCAAACAGATTCGAAGGGCTATCCTAAA aatgctcaattggaaaaagaacttgaagcatccaatagaagggcagacaaggctgaaaagcaaaaccagtccctaa